The Pongo abelii isolate AG06213 chromosome 20, NHGRI_mPonAbe1-v2.0_pri, whole genome shotgun sequence genome window below encodes:
- the LOC112130223 gene encoding zinc finger protein 420, producing the protein MYLKNVAETACNFQLIQYQISHANQKPYECQICGKPFKKRAHLTQHNRIHTGGKPYECKECGKVFICCSTLIQHKRTHTNEKPYECLECRKTFRRSTHLIRHQRIHTGEKPYKCKQCWKAFASVSDLIDIGKFTLVRDLTNVKNVGRHLTIAQLRHQRIHTGEKSFECKECGKAFNNCSTLTQHQRTHTNEKSYECQECKKAFRQSAHLTQHQRIHTGEKPCECKQCGKAFTCVSDFNRHQRIHTGEKLYECKERGKAFNSCSALIQHQRIHTGEKPYERKQCGKAFVSCSTLVQHQRTHTNEKPYECQECKKAFKQSAHLMRHQRIHSGEKPYECK; encoded by the coding sequence atgtATTTAAAGAATGTGGCAGAGACTGCTTGTAACTTTCAACTAATTCAATATCAAATAAGTCATGCTAAtcagaaaccctatgaatgtcaGATATGTGGAAAGCCCTTTAAAAAGCGTGCCCACCTTACCCAACATAATCGAATTCACACTGGTGGGAAACCATATGAATGCAAAGAATGTGGGAAAGTGTTTATCTGTTGTTCAACATTGATTCAACATAAGAGAACTCACACTAatgagaaaccctatgaatgtctGGAATGTAGAAAGACGTTTAGGCGGAGTACACATCTTATTCGACATCAAAGaattcatactggtgagaaaccttATAAATGTAAGCAATGTTGGAAGGCCTTTGCTTCTGTTTCTGATTTAATAGACATCGGAAAATTCACACTGGTCAGAGACTTAACGAATGTAAAAAATGTGGGAAGGCATTTAACAATCGCTCAACTCCggcatcagagaattcacactggtgAGAAGTCCtttgaatgtaaggaatgtggcaaagcattcaataaTTGCTCAACACTTACTCAACACCAGAGAACTCATACTAATGAGAAATCTTATGAATGTCAGGAATGTAAAAAGGCTTTTAGGCAAAGTGCACATCTTACTCAACATCAAAGAattcacactggtgagaaaccATGTGAGTGTAAGCAATGTGGGAAGGCTTTCACTTGTGTTTCTGATTTTAACagacatcagagaattcacactggtgAAAAACTGTATGAATGTAAAGAACGTGGTAAAGCCTTTAACAGTTGTTCAGCTCTTATTCAACaccagagaattcacactggtgAGAAGCCTTATGAACGTAAGCAGTGTGGGAAGGCTTTTGTCTCCTGTTCAACACTTGTTCAACATCAGAGAACACATACTAATGAAAAACCTTATGAATGTCAGGAATGTAAGAAGGCCTTCAAGCAGAGTGCACATCTAATGagacatcagagaattcacagtggggagaaaccctatgaatgtaaatga